GGTCCGGCAACGCGGAAAGCCAAATTAACTTCGGTGGCCGGTTTGATTTTTCCGGGATATTGAACGGATTGTACTTGCTGGCCCTGCATTACCGTATCTATTTTTACCGTTTGCATGGTTGCTTGCTCTTTCTTTTTTTCCTGGCATGCGCTGAAAAACAGGATTATTGCCATCAATAAACCTGTCGTCAGAAATCCTTTCGCTGAGGTTCTCATTGCTATTTCACATTTTGATTTGCTGCAAAATTACGGCGAAGGGAAGAGTGAACGGGAGAAAATGGACCGAACCGTCAATTTGACGGAGTGAACTGAAATATATTTTCCTGAAGCGTCAGATGGCGAAAAAGCAAATAAAAAATCCCTTGCCATGTTGAATGACAAGGGACTATGCGTTTATTTAATTCAAAGTTTAACGTTTCGTCCAGAAGGAAACTTCCACATCTTTCACTTCGTATTTCCGTTTGGAATAAGGCAATACCGACTGAAGATGTTCGTCATCACCGATTGGTTCGAAATGTTCAGAGAGTAGCTGCGTTAAGGCATCGCGGGTCCAAACCGGTTCGCCGTCTTCGCGGTAGCCACCCAGCCAGTTGTTTTTGTCGGTCCGCTCTTCGTCCCAGTTATAGGATGATGCAATGACCAGCAGACCTCCGGCATTCAGCCTGTCGTGTACCTGGCTCAGGAACCTGGCTGGATTGTACATTTCGTCCAGGATGTCGTTCACTAAAATCAAATCGTAACCTGTGTACAGGTCTTTCAGGTTCGAAGCATCGGCCTGGTAAAAGGCAACTTTCCCGGTTAATGCTTCCATATCCAAATCCTTCAGATTGATTTGATGGTAGGAAACCAACTCGCCTTCTTCCGGGAAGATATACTGCATATTCCCGTTTTCCTGAAGTTCGATAGCCAGACGGATATTCCTTGCCGTGAAATCCAAACCGGTTACTTCGTCGAATTTGCGGGCCAATTCCCAGGTCGAGCGCCCGGTTTTGCAACCCAAATCGAGTGCCCGTCCGGTGTTACCCTGCATTTTTTTAATGCATCTTTCGGCAATGGCCTTATGGTAGTTCGGAAATCCATGCAAGCCCGGACCGTATTGGGCATGGCTGTAACGGACGACTTCCGGATCGGTTTCGTAGACATCACGTTGAATGACGACCGGATTTTCCGATTCCACATAACGGAAACCCGCATGTTGATAGAAGTGCCTGCGGAAGGCATATCGTGCATCGCGGGTGGCTTCGTTCCCGGTGGAAATCCAGGCGCCGCCTTTGATGAGATTGTGTTTTAGATCGAACGTTGGCGTTGAAAAATCATCATAGAAAGGATGGACTTTGAATCCGCCAAAACCGGTGATGGGCGTTTCGGTCCATTGCCAGACGTTGCCGATTACATCGTAGAAGTCGCCGAATCCAAACTCATCAACGGGACAGGGACTTTGATAGCGTTCCATGTTGATGTTGCCGGGCGCTTTGTCCCAGTATGGCTGGTCGGGGATTTGTGCCAAATCGTGCAAACGGTACCACTCTTCTTCAGTGGCCAATCGGATGGAACGGCCGGTTACTTCCGATTTCCAGTTGCAAAAGGCTTTCGCTTCAAGGTAGTTGACCTCTACCGGCCAGGACCATGGCATGTCGATTTCATTGTATACCAGCCGGAGTTTCCAGTCATTGCCGTCTTTTCTCCAGAATAAAGGATGTTCGGCTTCTTTGTAACTCTTCCAGGCCCAACCTTCTTCGGTCCAGTATTTTTCTTCGCGGTAGCCGCCTGCTTCTATGAACTCGAGAAACTCGCCGTTTGAACAGAGAAACTTCGATGCTTTGAACGGTTTCAGTTCGACTTGGTGCTGACCGTATTCGTTATCCCAGCCGTACAAGGGATGCCGGCGATCTTTCCCCATTTTTACCGTTCCGCCTTCTACCGGAAGCAGTGAATTGGCCGGAGCATCACCATTTTCGGTGCACAGGTTCCAGCCTTCGACTGGTTGAAGGTATTTCAGCGGAAGCTGACGGATAAGTACCGATGAGGTCTCCAGATGAATGCGTGCGTGCTCGATGCCCATCATGATGACCCAAAACGGACTTTTCCAGTCGATGGGCATCGTGAGTGGGAGTTCTTTGATCACTTGTTCGACGCGGTTGCGAACCTGCTTCCGGTAAGCGCGAACTTCGTCAACCGGAGGCCAGTTGTAATGGTTCATATCCAAATCATCCCACGACATTTCATCGACGCCAACAGCAAACATCGATTCGAATTTTGGGTTGATGCGCTCGTCGATAATTTTAGAAAGAATGAGCTTATTGATGAAAAATACAGCCGTGTGACCAAAATAGAAGATCAACGGATGACGCAGTGGATCAGCCCGCTCGTACATGGCCGATTCATCAGCAAATACCTCGAAAAGGTGTTCATCAATGTCGAATGTCTGGTGAAAATAGGTCAATATCCGTTGCCGCATTTCTTCGGCAGTTCCTGTGTTGAGGATAGGTGTCCGGGTATCGAAAAGTTCTTTTCGGTTGACCGTTACTGTTTTCATGATTTATGGTTCGGTGGTTTCTGTGTTGATAACACGATAGTAGGGGGAAATTGTTTAGATTATCCTCATAAAAAATGTGAAAAAATAACGATTGACCAGATTTTCTGCAGGTTATTTCTCATCTCCCATCAAAAGAACATCCGAACCTCTTTCTTCAATTCTGCTAGTGCGATGGCCACCGGTTGATCATCCTGCTCCATGTACATCTGGAAAATTTTGTTGCTGAGCGAGATGGCCGGCTCATCTTTTTTCACTTCATCAGCAGCCTTATTGATCAGCATGACCAAAGACTCTTTGGCTCCTCTCAACGCTTCCCACGCCGTAACCGATACATAGATTTGTTGTGAAAGATTGTGCTCGTATTCCTGCCTGATTTGTTTGAGTAACTCGTAATGAAACTGAACGGCCGAAGTGTCAGCAGCTAAGGTGCGGTTGAGAAGCGATTGCGGCGAAATTCTTTCCAGGAAGAGCGTTAGCCGTTCGTAGGCCTGAAGCCTGACCGGCGTGACTTGTCCCTGGTTCTCGACCCTGAATTCAAATTCCCTTTGCCGCTGACTATTTTCCAGCATATCGCGGAA
This Prolixibacter sp. NT017 DNA region includes the following protein-coding sequences:
- the ovoA gene encoding 5-histidylcysteine sulfoxide synthase — its product is MKTVTVNRKELFDTRTPILNTGTAEEMRQRILTYFHQTFDIDEHLFEVFADESAMYERADPLRHPLIFYFGHTAVFFINKLILSKIIDERINPKFESMFAVGVDEMSWDDLDMNHYNWPPVDEVRAYRKQVRNRVEQVIKELPLTMPIDWKSPFWVIMMGIEHARIHLETSSVLIRQLPLKYLQPVEGWNLCTENGDAPANSLLPVEGGTVKMGKDRRHPLYGWDNEYGQHQVELKPFKASKFLCSNGEFLEFIEAGGYREEKYWTEEGWAWKSYKEAEHPLFWRKDGNDWKLRLVYNEIDMPWSWPVEVNYLEAKAFCNWKSEVTGRSIRLATEEEWYRLHDLAQIPDQPYWDKAPGNINMERYQSPCPVDEFGFGDFYDVIGNVWQWTETPITGFGGFKVHPFYDDFSTPTFDLKHNLIKGGAWISTGNEATRDARYAFRRHFYQHAGFRYVESENPVVIQRDVYETDPEVVRYSHAQYGPGLHGFPNYHKAIAERCIKKMQGNTGRALDLGCKTGRSTWELARKFDEVTGLDFTARNIRLAIELQENGNMQYIFPEEGELVSYHQINLKDLDMEALTGKVAFYQADASNLKDLYTGYDLILVNDILDEMYNPARFLSQVHDRLNAGGLLVIASSYNWDEERTDKNNWLGGYREDGEPVWTRDALTQLLSEHFEPIGDDEHLQSVLPYSKRKYEVKDVEVSFWTKR